The following proteins are co-located in the Castor canadensis chromosome 5, mCasCan1.hap1v2, whole genome shotgun sequence genome:
- the LOC109674429 gene encoding olfactory receptor 5AC1-like, which produces MAEENQTLVTEFVLTGLTDRPELQVPLFLVFLVIYLITMVGNLGLIVLIWKDTHLHIPMYIFLSSLAFSDACASSSVTPNMLISFLFKNHKTSLLECFTQLYFFGSSATTECFLFSVMAYDRYVAICNPLLYPVMISNMLCIQFVGISYLFGLLHSVIHMGLLVRLTFCKSNIIHFFYCEILQLFKISCIDPTINMLVILIFSAFIQIFTFMTIIISYSYVLFAVLRKKSKKGSSKAFSTCSAHLLSVSLFYGTLFLMYVSPGFGPTEEQDKMYSLFYTIIIPLLNPFIYSLRNKEVIGALRRIMKK; this is translated from the coding sequence ATGGCTGAAGAAAACCAGACTCTGGTGACTGAATTTGTCCTCACAGGACTTACAGATCGTCCAGAGCTGCAGGTGCCTCTGTTCCTGGTGTTCCTGGTCATCTACCTCATCACCATGGTGGGCAACCTTGGGCTGATTGTGCTTATCTGGAAAGATACCCACCTTCATATCCCCATGTACATATTCCTCAGCAGTTTGGCCTTTTCAGATGCGTGTGCTTCATCTTCTGTGACCCCCAACATGCTTATCAGTTTTTTATTTAAGAATCACAAAACATCCCTGCTTGAATGCTTtactcaactttatttttttggttctaGTGCAACTACAGAATGTTTTCTCTTCTCAgtaatggcctatgaccgctatgtagcCATATGTAATCCCTTGCTTTATCCAGTGATGATATCCAACATGCTCTGTATTCAGTTTGTAGGTATTTCATATTTGTTTGGTCTTCTCCATTCAGTGATTCACATGGGTTTGCTAGTTAGATTAACTTTCTGCAAGTcaaatattatacattttttctACTGTGAAATTTTACAACTGTTCAAAATCTCCTGCATTGATCCTACAATTAATATGCTTGTGATTTTaatcttttctgcttttatacAAATCTTTACTTTTATGACAATTATCATATCATATTCCTATGTCCTTTTTGCGGTCCTAAGAAAGAAGTCCAAGAAGGGGAGTagcaaagccttctccacctgcagTGCTCATctgctctctgtctctttgttctATGGCACTCTGTTCCTAATGTATGTGAGCCCTGGGTTTGGACCAACTGAAGAGCAGGACaaaatgtattctttattttaCACAATTATAATTCCCTTACTAAATCCTTTTATTTACAGCCTAAGGAACAAAGAGGTTATAGGTGCCTTGAGgagaataatgaagaaataa